In one window of Dokdonia sp. PRO95 DNA:
- a CDS encoding M1 family metallopeptidase, producing MRLLFTLVFSFITLSVFSQEVTRQDSLRGSITPQRAWWDLVHYDLSVTVMPESKSLIGTNIMTYRVLEEGVTELQIDLQAPMELTAVMQDGHSLDVRSEGAAHFIQLEDPQPEGTIKSISLSFEGKPQIAVNPPWDGGITWQQDTNGKHFIASSNQGIGSSVWWPNRDHPADEVDSLDMHVTVPKDLVDVSNGRLVGIDSTASSKTYHWAVRNPINNYGVNLNIGDYVNFSEVYKGEKGPLDMSYWVLREDEEKARAQFTQAPMMMEAFEHWFGPYPFYEDSFKLVQAPYLGMEHQSSVTYGNKFANGYLGRDLSGTGQGLKFDFIIIHESGHEWFANNITNKDVADMWIHESFTNYSENLYLDYHFGKDAASEYVIGLRKNIRNDRPIIGTYDVNRSGSGDMYYKGANMLHTIRTIVDNDELWRETLRGLNKEFYHKTTTSAMVEDFMSRKLNKNLAPIFDQYLRTVNIPTFEYKVNKKKLSYRYTNVISDFSMPLSITINGKTKSIKPTDQWQELKMPKKINDLSIPADFYIHTRKR from the coding sequence ATGCGCTTACTCTTTACATTAGTATTTTCTTTTATCACATTATCTGTATTTTCTCAAGAAGTTACTCGTCAAGATAGCCTTCGAGGATCAATCACTCCACAACGAGCCTGGTGGGATCTTGTTCACTATGATCTTTCTGTCACGGTGATGCCAGAATCAAAATCTTTAATAGGCACTAATATAATGACCTATCGGGTGCTAGAAGAAGGCGTGACCGAGTTACAAATAGATCTTCAAGCCCCTATGGAACTCACTGCTGTAATGCAAGATGGACACTCTCTTGATGTACGCTCTGAAGGTGCTGCTCATTTTATACAACTAGAAGACCCTCAACCAGAAGGAACTATAAAAAGTATAAGTTTAAGTTTTGAAGGAAAGCCGCAAATAGCCGTAAACCCACCATGGGACGGCGGTATTACTTGGCAACAAGACACTAATGGAAAACATTTCATTGCCTCTTCTAATCAAGGAATAGGATCTAGTGTCTGGTGGCCTAATCGTGATCACCCAGCAGACGAGGTAGATAGTTTAGACATGCATGTTACCGTTCCTAAAGATCTAGTAGATGTATCTAATGGACGACTCGTGGGCATAGACAGCACAGCATCTTCAAAAACATATCACTGGGCAGTAAGAAATCCTATAAATAATTACGGAGTTAACCTTAATATAGGAGATTATGTAAACTTCTCAGAGGTATATAAAGGAGAGAAAGGACCACTGGATATGAGCTACTGGGTGCTTCGTGAAGATGAGGAAAAAGCGAGAGCTCAGTTTACACAAGCCCCTATGATGATGGAAGCTTTTGAACATTGGTTTGGTCCTTATCCATTTTATGAGGATAGTTTTAAACTCGTGCAAGCTCCATACTTAGGGATGGAACATCAAAGCTCTGTAACTTACGGAAACAAGTTTGCAAATGGCTATTTAGGAAGAGATTTATCTGGCACAGGACAAGGACTTAAATTTGACTTTATAATCATACATGAATCTGGTCACGAATGGTTTGCAAACAACATTACAAATAAAGATGTTGCAGATATGTGGATTCACGAGAGCTTTACTAATTACTCAGAAAATCTTTATCTAGATTATCATTTTGGAAAAGATGCTGCTAGTGAGTACGTAATTGGACTGCGTAAAAACATTAGAAATGATAGACCTATCATAGGTACTTACGATGTAAATCGTTCTGGAAGTGGCGATATGTACTATAAAGGTGCAAATATGCTACACACCATACGCACCATTGTAGATAACGATGAGCTGTGGCGAGAGACTTTACGTGGACTTAATAAAGAGTTTTACCATAAAACCACTACAAGCGCAATGGTAGAAGATTTTATGTCTAGAAAACTGAATAAAAATCTTGCTCCTATATTTGACCAATACCTAAGAACGGTAAATATCCCAACCTTTGAATATAAAGTGAATAAAAAGAAACTGAGTTATCGCTACACAAATGTGATAAGCGATTTCTCTATGCCACTTTCTATAACGATAAATGGTAAAACAAAGTCAATAAAGCCTACAGATCAGTGGCAAGAGCTTAAAATGCCTAAGAAAATAAATGATTTAAGTATTCCAGCGGATTTCTACATACATACAAGAAAACGATAA
- a CDS encoding DUF4293 domain-containing protein — protein MIQRIQTIYLLLAALVSLGLPYAFSLYSDVNGEAVWATDDISYITLFSLSAVFSFISIFLWNNRKNQFVLGRLNILLNFALLGILVYRSQILSGGTAVLEKGIGMIIPLVSIVLLVLANKAIKRDEDLVKSVDRLR, from the coding sequence GTGATACAACGTATACAAACTATTTATCTTTTACTAGCAGCCTTAGTTTCACTAGGATTGCCATATGCCTTTAGCCTTTATTCTGATGTGAATGGAGAAGCTGTATGGGCAACAGATGATATTTCTTACATAACACTTTTTAGTCTTAGTGCTGTATTCTCATTTATTTCCATATTTTTATGGAATAATAGAAAGAACCAATTCGTCTTAGGGCGTCTCAATATCTTATTAAACTTTGCATTATTAGGTATTTTGGTATATCGATCACAAATCTTATCTGGAGGAACGGCGGTTCTTGAGAAAGGTATTGGGATGATCATTCCGCTTGTTTCTATCGTTTTACTCGTCTTGGCAAACAAGGCAATCAAGCGCGATGAAGATCTCGTAAAATCTGTTGATAGATTACGATAA
- a CDS encoding SulP family inorganic anion transporter, protein MKRIFNNFTANPKNDILSGITVSLAMIPEVVAFAFVAQISPIVALFGAFVIGIISALFGGRPGLISGAAGAVAVIFVQMIQEGHAKGLLFDQPVENMGYFYLLAAVVLMGVIQVFAGLFKLGKFVRLIPHPVMMGFVNGLAIVIFLAQLGMFKENKKDYAGDNMRKTASKELVYTVSDNEVKDKVSNTVLFTIEGNSVINKATNKEVFVLSDGQVYDTNTQKVVFNASQDGFYSVKDKGVVKTWMKGKSLFTMIGLVLLTMLIVWGLPKLTPKIPAALTAIVIVSLISIFGGLDAVNVGEFIRDGGGAGLNGMAEISSKLNVFDLWSNLPFNLDTLKFIAPYAFLAASVGLIETLMTMNLVDEMTDSRGNGNRECVAQGAGNIVSGVFGGTGGCGMIGQTVININAGGRGRLSGVMMAVTLLTFILFADRFIEQVPIAALVGVMFMMVIETFAWSSFRILKKIPVSDAFVLIIVSAVTVFFDLAIAVFVGVIIAALSFAWSSAKKIRARKKFKADGTKVYEIWGPLFFGSIQSFNSKFDINGDPDHIEIDFIEAKVADHSALEAIFVLLEKYEAVGKTITLKHLSTECKDLMRKASPKFDKVIEESVDDPRYHVLSGVLETEA, encoded by the coding sequence ATGAAACGTATTTTTAACAACTTTACTGCAAATCCTAAAAACGATATTCTATCTGGTATCACCGTTTCTCTAGCAATGATACCTGAGGTAGTTGCCTTTGCCTTTGTAGCACAAATAAGCCCTATTGTTGCTTTATTTGGGGCATTTGTTATTGGTATTATCTCTGCACTTTTTGGCGGTAGACCAGGGTTAATCTCTGGTGCTGCAGGAGCTGTTGCTGTGATTTTTGTACAGATGATACAAGAAGGCCACGCAAAGGGATTACTATTTGATCAGCCTGTTGAAAATATGGGGTACTTCTATTTACTCGCGGCTGTGGTATTAATGGGAGTTATTCAGGTTTTTGCTGGCTTATTCAAGCTAGGGAAGTTTGTGCGTTTGATACCACACCCAGTAATGATGGGGTTTGTAAACGGTCTAGCCATCGTTATATTTCTTGCACAACTAGGGATGTTTAAAGAAAATAAGAAAGATTATGCTGGCGACAATATGCGTAAAACAGCCTCAAAAGAGCTCGTTTATACCGTATCTGATAATGAGGTAAAAGACAAAGTTTCTAATACCGTACTATTTACAATAGAAGGAAACTCAGTCATAAACAAAGCAACAAACAAGGAAGTTTTTGTACTCTCAGACGGACAAGTTTATGATACAAATACACAAAAGGTAGTTTTTAATGCTTCACAAGATGGCTTTTACTCTGTAAAAGACAAAGGAGTTGTAAAAACCTGGATGAAAGGCAAATCCCTCTTTACAATGATAGGCCTTGTACTGCTTACAATGCTCATTGTATGGGGATTACCAAAATTAACTCCTAAAATCCCTGCTGCACTTACCGCTATTGTTATTGTATCCTTAATATCGATTTTTGGAGGCTTAGATGCTGTAAACGTAGGTGAGTTTATAAGAGATGGTGGTGGTGCCGGTTTAAATGGTATGGCAGAAATCTCAAGCAAGCTCAATGTATTTGACCTATGGAGCAACCTTCCATTTAACCTTGACACACTTAAATTTATCGCGCCTTATGCATTTCTTGCAGCTTCTGTAGGACTTATAGAAACCTTGATGACTATGAACCTGGTAGATGAGATGACAGACTCTAGAGGTAACGGAAACAGAGAGTGCGTCGCACAAGGAGCTGGTAACATCGTGAGTGGTGTTTTTGGAGGAACTGGTGGTTGTGGTATGATAGGGCAAACAGTAATAAACATTAACGCTGGAGGTCGTGGTAGACTCTCTGGTGTAATGATGGCAGTCACACTACTTACTTTTATCTTATTTGCAGACCGCTTTATAGAGCAAGTGCCTATTGCTGCACTCGTGGGTGTAATGTTTATGATGGTTATTGAGACATTTGCTTGGTCTAGTTTTAGAATTTTAAAGAAAATACCAGTATCAGATGCGTTTGTTCTTATTATAGTATCTGCAGTGACTGTATTTTTTGATCTTGCTATTGCTGTATTTGTAGGTGTAATTATAGCAGCCTTATCATTTGCTTGGAGTAGCGCTAAGAAAATTAGAGCTAGAAAGAAATTTAAAGCAGATGGCACAAAGGTATATGAGATCTGGGGCCCATTATTCTTTGGAAGTATTCAGAGTTTTAATTCTAAGTTTGACATCAACGGTGATCCAGACCATATAGAAATTGACTTCATAGAGGCAAAAGTCGCAGACCACTCTGCCCTAGAAGCTATTTTTGTACTCCTTGAGAAGTATGAAGCCGTAGGTAAAACAATAACTCTCAAGCACCTCAGTACAGAGTGTAAAGACTTAATGCGCAAAGCCTCTCCTAAATTTGACAAAGTAATTGAAGAAAGTGTAGATGACCCTCGTTATCACGTACTTTCAGGAGTGCTAGAGACAGAGGCTTAA
- the rho gene encoding transcription termination factor Rho — MFDISELKAKKLPELQEIAKGINVPKYRSLKKLDLVYRILDLQAADPKKIEAVVPKAKETVAKTPAAKTERKPRTPRPAKAAKDTKDAPSSTTKDAKDVKDAPVKGKSPAKKEAPVKREPQAKKEAVKREPAKGKGGDDTKSPQKRDNQKDTRNNDKRSNNDRQNNDKRNSRDNNRNSRNNSQRNNRNQKDGNSHGNKDNRNRYREPDYEFEGIIESEGVLDIMQDGYGFLRSSDYNYLASPDDIYVSQSQIRLFGLKTGDTVLGVIRPPKEGEKYFPLIKVSKINGLNPNIVRDRVSFEHLTPLFPTEKFNLANRQASISTRVMDMFAPIGKGQRGMIVSQPKTGKTMLLKDVANAIAANHPEVYQIVLLIDERPEEVTDMQRNVNGEVVASTFDKEAHEHVKVANIVLEKAKRLVECGHDVVILLDSITRLARAYNTVQPASGKILSGGVDANALHKPKRFFGAARNIEGGGSLTILATALTDTGSKMDEVIFEEFKGTGNMELQLDRNIANRRIFPAIDLTSSSTRRDDLLHSKDITQRLWVLRKYLADMNPVEAMEFMSDRIKSTKNNEEFLISMNQ; from the coding sequence ATGTTTGATATTTCAGAATTAAAAGCAAAGAAGCTTCCCGAGCTTCAAGAGATTGCAAAAGGGATTAATGTTCCTAAATACAGATCATTAAAAAAGCTAGACCTTGTTTATAGAATACTTGATTTACAAGCGGCCGACCCAAAAAAAATTGAAGCAGTAGTACCTAAAGCAAAAGAAACAGTGGCTAAAACTCCAGCTGCTAAAACTGAGCGCAAACCTCGTACTCCTCGTCCAGCAAAAGCTGCAAAAGACACTAAGGATGCGCCATCATCAACAACTAAAGACGCCAAAGACGTTAAAGATGCTCCCGTAAAAGGAAAATCTCCTGCAAAAAAGGAAGCACCTGTAAAAAGAGAACCTCAAGCAAAAAAGGAAGCTGTAAAACGCGAACCTGCAAAAGGGAAAGGTGGAGATGATACAAAGTCACCACAAAAACGAGATAATCAGAAAGATACTCGTAATAACGACAAGCGCTCAAATAACGATCGTCAAAACAACGATAAGCGCAATTCTCGTGATAACAATCGTAATTCTCGTAACAACTCTCAGCGTAATAATCGCAACCAGAAAGACGGCAATTCACACGGAAATAAAGATAATCGCAACCGCTATCGCGAGCCAGATTATGAATTTGAAGGCATTATAGAAAGTGAAGGAGTTCTAGACATTATGCAAGACGGCTACGGCTTCTTACGTAGTTCTGACTATAACTACCTAGCTTCTCCAGATGATATTTATGTGTCACAATCACAAATAAGACTTTTTGGTCTTAAAACGGGTGATACTGTCCTAGGTGTAATACGCCCTCCTAAAGAAGGAGAGAAGTATTTTCCACTTATTAAAGTAAGTAAGATTAATGGCTTAAACCCTAACATCGTTAGAGATCGCGTTTCTTTTGAGCACTTAACGCCATTATTCCCTACAGAAAAATTTAACCTAGCAAATCGTCAAGCAAGTATATCAACTCGTGTAATGGACATGTTTGCACCTATAGGAAAAGGTCAACGTGGTATGATTGTATCACAACCTAAGACGGGTAAAACCATGTTGCTTAAGGATGTTGCAAATGCTATCGCAGCAAACCACCCAGAGGTGTATCAAATAGTACTTCTTATAGATGAACGTCCAGAAGAAGTTACAGACATGCAGCGCAATGTAAATGGAGAGGTTGTAGCCTCTACATTTGATAAAGAAGCGCATGAACACGTAAAAGTGGCAAATATTGTCCTTGAGAAAGCAAAGCGTCTTGTAGAGTGTGGTCACGATGTAGTGATACTTCTAGACTCTATCACTCGTCTTGCACGTGCGTATAACACTGTGCAACCAGCATCTGGAAAGATTCTTTCTGGAGGTGTAGATGCAAATGCATTACACAAGCCTAAGCGTTTCTTTGGAGCAGCTCGTAATATTGAAGGAGGTGGATCACTTACTATTCTTGCTACAGCACTTACAGATACAGGTTCAAAAATGGACGAAGTAATCTTTGAGGAATTCAAGGGTACAGGTAACATGGAGCTACAGTTGGATCGCAATATTGCAAATCGCCGTATTTTCCCAGCGATTGATCTTACGTCTTCATCTACACGTCGTGATGACTTACTACACAGTAAAGATATTACGCAACGTCTATGGGTATTGCGTAAATACCTTGCAGATATGAACCCTGTAGAAGCAATGGAATTTATGAGTGACCGTATCAAGAGCACAAAAAACAATGAGGAATTCTTGATCTCAATGAATCAATAA
- a CDS encoding DsrE family protein codes for MKYTFLLVLSLAFAKAYAQQPVSTSGNVIKDFGKTYEVDTPDFKTDTSAIFKVVFDVAKAPENPSQRNPYIETMARFLNMQEKAGVPVANMNIRAAIHGQAAYGMLTNELYKEKFGVNNPNIELLKALKEANVSLILCGQTAGARNITKERRLEMIDVGLSAMTVLSQSQMEGYTLIAF; via the coding sequence ATGAAATATACTTTCTTACTTGTTTTAAGTCTCGCTTTCGCGAAAGCGTATGCACAACAACCTGTATCAACTTCTGGAAATGTGATAAAGGATTTTGGTAAAACCTATGAGGTAGACACCCCTGATTTTAAAACAGATACTAGCGCTATTTTCAAAGTAGTGTTTGATGTAGCAAAGGCACCTGAAAATCCAAGCCAGCGTAATCCATATATTGAGACTATGGCGCGCTTTCTCAACATGCAAGAAAAAGCAGGTGTTCCTGTAGCAAATATGAATATACGTGCCGCTATTCATGGACAAGCAGCTTATGGTATGCTCACTAATGAATTATACAAAGAAAAATTTGGCGTAAATAATCCGAACATTGAGTTACTAAAAGCATTGAAAGAAGCAAACGTATCACTCATACTTTGTGGTCAAACTGCTGGAGCGCGCAATATCACTAAAGAACGAAGACTAGAAATGATAGACGTAGGACTTTCAGCAATGACGGTTTTAAGTCAATCGCAAATGGAAGGATACACGCTCATCGCCTTTTAA
- a CDS encoding bacteriorhodopsin-like: protein MKFLLQLLLLADPTKLDPSDYVGFTFFVGAMAMMAASAFFFLSLNQFNKKWRTSVLVSGLITFIAAVHYWYMRDYWFAIQESPTFFRYVDWVLTVPLMCVEFYLILKVAGAKPALMWKLIVFSVIMLVTGYFGEAVFQDQAALWGAISGAAYFYIVYEIWLGSAKKIAVAAGGDILKAHKILCWFVLVGWAIYPLGYMLGTDGWYTSILGKGSVDIAYNIADAINKIGFGLVIYALAVKKNEVEVV, encoded by the coding sequence ATGAAATTTTTATTACAATTACTATTACTTGCCGACCCTACAAAACTAGATCCAAGTGATTATGTAGGATTTACATTTTTTGTGGGTGCGATGGCTATGATGGCAGCTTCTGCTTTCTTTTTTCTATCCCTCAACCAATTTAACAAGAAGTGGCGAACCTCAGTGCTGGTTTCCGGATTAATTACGTTTATTGCTGCAGTGCACTACTGGTACATGCGAGATTATTGGTTTGCTATTCAAGAGTCTCCTACCTTTTTTAGATACGTAGACTGGGTACTTACCGTTCCATTAATGTGCGTTGAATTCTACTTAATACTAAAAGTAGCTGGTGCAAAACCTGCACTTATGTGGAAACTAATTGTGTTTTCTGTAATTATGCTCGTAACAGGGTACTTTGGAGAAGCTGTATTTCAAGATCAAGCAGCATTATGGGGAGCTATCTCTGGAGCCGCATATTTCTATATCGTGTATGAAATCTGGTTAGGAAGCGCAAAGAAAATAGCTGTAGCCGCAGGTGGAGATATTCTCAAAGCACATAAAATATTATGCTGGTTTGTACTTGTAGGTTGGGCGATTTATCCACTAGGATATATGTTAGGTACAGACGGATGGTATACGAGCATCTTAGGAAAAGGAAGCGTAGATATCGCTTATAATATTGCAGATGCTATCAATAAGATAGGATTTGGACTAGTGATTTATGCACTAGCTGTTAAGAAGAATGAAGTTGAGGTTGTTTAA
- a CDS encoding Brp/Blh family beta-carotene 15,15'-dioxygenase, which yields MTKIHNITIIGSFAGLWVATLFSTKAELVLGFLLILTFGIIHGSNDLLLIKKLFTKEKKRSFIKSLFFYVLTVLLTFIAFYTIPSITVILFVLFSAYHFGEQHWESKVDAQHKLLSAILQLSYGALILMILFYFNEQQVEDIVLAITGVTFPHLFLLYTLYIVLTVFIITGAILTFKSDSFKKLVLKELFFLGLLIVIFKMSSLIWGFTIYFVLWHSLPSLFEQIHFIYGRFTNQTIWFYIKNALPYWIISIIGIGLSYFWLQESVLFFAIFFSFIAAVTFPHSLIISLMFKKKNNNTKNH from the coding sequence ATGACAAAAATTCATAATATCACAATTATAGGCAGTTTTGCAGGATTATGGGTTGCCACACTATTTTCTACTAAAGCTGAATTGGTTTTGGGTTTTTTACTCATTCTAACTTTTGGAATTATTCACGGCTCAAATGATTTATTATTAATAAAGAAGTTATTTACTAAAGAGAAAAAACGGAGCTTCATTAAATCGCTCTTCTTTTATGTACTTACAGTGCTACTTACATTTATTGCATTTTATACCATACCCTCTATTACTGTAATCTTATTTGTTCTTTTTAGTGCATATCATTTTGGCGAGCAACATTGGGAGTCTAAAGTTGATGCACAACACAAGTTATTATCTGCTATACTACAACTCAGTTATGGTGCGCTTATACTCATGATATTATTCTATTTTAATGAGCAGCAAGTGGAGGATATTGTCTTGGCAATTACTGGAGTAACTTTTCCTCATTTATTTCTCTTATACACCTTATACATTGTGCTCACAGTATTTATCATAACAGGAGCCATACTAACTTTTAAAAGTGATAGTTTTAAAAAACTAGTATTAAAAGAACTCTTCTTTTTAGGCTTGCTTATTGTAATCTTCAAAATGTCATCTCTCATCTGGGGTTTTACTATATACTTCGTATTGTGGCATAGTCTTCCATCTCTTTTTGAACAAATACACTTTATATACGGTAGATTTACAAATCAAACCATTTGGTTTTATATAAAAAATGCACTGCCTTATTGGATTATTTCAATTATAGGTATTGGTTTAAGCTACTTTTGGCTTCAGGAAAGTGTGCTTTTCTTTGCAATTTTCTTTTCCTTTATCGCCGCAGTTACATTTCCACATTCATTGATAATATCATTGATGTTCAAAAAGAAAAACAATAACACTAAAAATCATTAA
- a CDS encoding GMC family oxidoreductase: MNQKDLAYDYIIVGSGFGGSVSALRLSQKGYKVLVVEKGKWYKATDFPKTNWNLRKWLWMPYLRFFGIMKLSIFKHIAIISGTGVGGGSLVYANTLPTPKSTFFNSGSWKSLNDWEDDLKPYYKEALRMLGAAQNPSLYDGDKALKAVANDLNIAQKFNPTRVAVFFGVPNKTVKDPYFNGKGPDRAGCNFCGACMTGCRHNAKNTLDKNYLYLAQKQGATILAENEVYDVQPLDKNNSALGYEVSIKRSTRILGKRQKITTKGVIFSGGVLGTVKLLLHLKTKSLPQLSDHLGKDIRSNNETLISVSTLEKDKNLSKGVAIGSILDTDENSHLEICRYGEGSNAWKLAHLPYVTGSNIFSRLFKTAIKLIKSPKDYFKIYITNGWAKNTVVLLFMQTLDSTLRFKRNIFGKMTSTVSSGKAPTPFIPESIALVKSYSKAIKGVSTSFALETLAGIPSTAHILGGAVMGENAEHGVIDKDNNVFGYKNMLVVDGSMISANPGVNPSLTITAIAERAMHRIPNKQ; this comes from the coding sequence ATGAATCAAAAAGACTTAGCATACGATTATATCATAGTAGGTAGCGGTTTTGGTGGCTCTGTAAGTGCCCTTCGTCTTTCTCAAAAAGGATATAAAGTACTCGTGGTTGAAAAAGGAAAATGGTACAAAGCAACCGATTTTCCTAAAACCAACTGGAATCTAAGAAAATGGCTCTGGATGCCCTACCTGCGGTTTTTTGGGATTATGAAACTGTCCATATTCAAGCACATTGCCATTATCTCTGGAACAGGAGTGGGCGGCGGCTCACTAGTTTATGCTAATACGTTGCCCACTCCTAAAAGCACCTTCTTTAACTCTGGAAGCTGGAAGTCGCTTAATGACTGGGAAGACGACCTAAAACCATACTATAAGGAAGCGTTGAGAATGCTAGGCGCTGCTCAAAATCCGTCCTTATATGATGGAGATAAAGCGCTTAAAGCCGTAGCAAATGATTTAAATATCGCACAAAAGTTCAATCCTACGCGGGTGGCAGTCTTTTTTGGAGTGCCTAATAAAACCGTTAAAGACCCATATTTTAATGGAAAAGGTCCAGATCGTGCTGGGTGTAATTTTTGTGGTGCATGTATGACCGGTTGTCGCCATAATGCAAAAAACACACTAGACAAGAACTACCTATATCTTGCTCAAAAACAAGGAGCTACCATACTTGCCGAAAATGAAGTCTATGACGTACAACCATTAGATAAAAATAATAGTGCTCTAGGCTACGAGGTCTCTATAAAAAGAAGTACTCGCATTCTGGGCAAACGTCAAAAAATAACGACCAAAGGCGTTATCTTTTCTGGTGGTGTACTAGGGACGGTAAAGCTTTTATTACACTTAAAAACCAAATCCCTACCTCAGCTTTCAGATCATCTTGGAAAAGACATACGAAGTAATAATGAAACACTTATAAGTGTCTCTACACTTGAGAAAGACAAAAACCTCTCAAAAGGAGTTGCCATAGGAAGCATACTCGATACCGATGAAAATAGCCATCTAGAAATATGTAGATATGGAGAAGGCTCTAACGCTTGGAAGCTCGCTCACTTACCATATGTTACGGGCTCTAATATATTCTCACGCCTTTTTAAAACAGCTATCAAATTAATTAAAAGCCCTAAAGATTATTTTAAAATCTACATTACTAATGGCTGGGCAAAGAACACTGTTGTTTTATTATTCATGCAAACGCTAGACAGCACATTGCGCTTTAAAAGAAATATATTTGGTAAGATGACATCTACGGTAAGTTCTGGAAAGGCTCCTACTCCATTTATACCCGAATCTATAGCGCTTGTTAAATCATACAGTAAGGCTATAAAAGGTGTAAGTACCTCTTTTGCTTTAGAGACACTGGCTGGAATACCATCTACAGCCCACATACTAGGTGGTGCAGTTATGGGAGAAAACGCAGAGCATGGAGTAATCGATAAAGACAACAACGTTTTTGGCTATAAAAACATGCTTGTGGTTGATGGCTCTATGATTTCGGCAAATCCTGGTGTGAATCCTTCACTTACCATTACGGCTATTGCAGAAAGAGCGATGCATCGTATACCAAACAAGCAATAA
- a CDS encoding DUF2892 domain-containing protein, with translation MKKNMGNLDRGLRIAAAVIIGILYATHVINGTLALILGILALVFIATSFISFCPLYAPFKLSTYRAKK, from the coding sequence ATGAAAAAGAATATGGGAAATCTAGACCGCGGTTTACGTATTGCAGCAGCGGTAATAATAGGTATACTCTATGCAACCCACGTTATAAATGGCACACTTGCACTTATATTAGGCATTCTAGCATTAGTATTTATCGCGACAAGTTTTATCTCATTTTGCCCGCTTTATGCTCCATTTAAACTGAGCACCTACAGAGCCAAAAAATAA
- a CDS encoding Crp/Fnr family transcriptional regulator, translated as MIVKELFPRFHPELIEEINTHGIIKELPAQTELLREGQYAKVIPIVIEGLVKVYSRYGDRELLLYYIHPAESCIISFSSGISQLPSRGYAITETAATLLLLPVKNVQQWLKTYPALNTLFFKNYDARYLDMMNAVNHLLFDKMDTRILDYLKEKTRVTSSQTLHITHKEIATDLGTAREVVSRILKKLEAENHITQEGRTIKIK; from the coding sequence ATGATTGTAAAAGAGCTTTTCCCTAGATTTCATCCAGAACTTATAGAAGAGATCAACACGCACGGCATCATAAAAGAGCTCCCTGCTCAAACAGAGTTACTACGCGAGGGACAATATGCAAAGGTTATACCTATTGTGATAGAAGGCCTTGTAAAAGTGTACTCTCGTTATGGAGATAGAGAGCTCCTGCTCTACTACATTCATCCAGCAGAGAGTTGTATTATTTCTTTTTCTTCTGGTATCTCACAATTACCTAGCCGTGGCTATGCTATCACAGAGACAGCGGCTACATTGCTCCTTCTGCCTGTCAAAAATGTACAACAATGGCTTAAAACCTATCCAGCGCTCAACACCCTTTTCTTTAAAAATTATGATGCTCGCTATCTGGATATGATGAATGCCGTAAACCACCTCCTGTTTGATAAGATGGACACCCGCATACTAGATTACCTCAAAGAAAAAACACGTGTGACCTCCTCTCAAACATTACATATCACTCATAAAGAAATAGCAACAGACTTAGGTACTGCTCGAGAAGTAGTAAGCAGGATTTTAAAGAAACTAGAGGCCGAAAATCATATCACACAAGAGGGACGCACCATAAAAATCAAGTAA